The Rhinoraja longicauda isolate Sanriku21f unplaced genomic scaffold, sRhiLon1.1 Scf001058, whole genome shotgun sequence sequence tagcaagaatatccttggataaaatatctctggagaaaaaggaatagttgGTCAAGAAGCCGGAGGGTTGGTGGGCACAGACATCAGCAACACCTCCCAACCTGAATCAACCCACTCTCCTTAACCTCTCCCCAAGCAGTCAGCTTTACTGTAATTCATGTGCATGTCATCCTCCTGCCctaaaatagatacaaaaagctggaataacaaaaagcaggacctctcgacaaaaggaataggtgacgtttctggtcgagacccttcttcggactgacctaTCCGTTTACCTGCTCCTTGATGTTTCTGGGCATTACAGCTGAAACATACATTTGTACATCAGCTGCCTGAGTGCTGTAACACTGATGGTCTTCTCAGCTCTTGGTCACCACCAAGGGTACAACTTTGGGCAAAATGTTGGACTATCGCCTCGTGCCCCACTgctttgtgagcagttttgggccccgtatctgaggaaggatgtgctggctctggagagggcccagaggaagtttacaagaatgctcccatgaatgagtgggttaacctgtgatgagcgtttgacggcactgggcctgtactggcaaggctgtggaggccaagtcagtggatatttttaaggcatagaaagatagatttttgatcagtacaggtgtcagagattatggggagaaggcaagagaatggggttaggagggcgacatagattagccatgattgaataacagagtggacttgatggcccaaatggcctaattctattatcCCTTTTGATCTTATGACCTTCCCCAAGTTTTCTCCTGTTGTGGACCCAAACATTGGGTTTTCCAGCTCACTCTGTGATTCCTTGTGCTTACCCACCAATAACGATCCTTAGCACAACTGCTCCGCCATCAGATGTTCATCAATTCACAAAGTTCATgtcatagaaacagaattaggccatttggcccatcaagtctactccaccattcaatcaaggctgatctacctttccttcttaacccaattctcctgccttctccccacaacccctcgcACTCTACACATGTAgacatgttaacctactcatttacTGCAAAAAATATTGGATTATCTTAAACTGAGAGAGGCAAAATGTAAAGACAATGTGGAGTGCATGTTTTTTTACAGAGAATATTGAGTACCTGGAAAGCACTAGTGTAGGGTGGCTCAAGATCCTGATTCTGgccaaaagatagacacagagtgcttcagtatctcagcgggtcaggcagcatctctagagagtagtaggtggcatttcaggaggAGAGTGGACCAGAGGCAAGGGGGTGCCTggtcagcaccagaggcccaggttcgatcctgaccacaagtgCTGTGTGCActtagtctgtacattctccgggtgcaggtttgtaggttaattggctttgataaaattgtttccgcactgcatctctaaagtctacagtaaaATCTAAATAATGTGAACATCACCCAtcgtctttctccagagatgctgcctgacccgctcagttactccagcactatgtgaaacatcacctatccatgttttccagagatgctgcctgacccgctgagttactccagcactttctgtccattTTTGTTTCTACGCATTGACGCTGGTCCACAGTCAGTCCAAACTGGTGACAGATGGCTGAATGGTCGAGCAGCAGACCATGGAGTCAGACCCTGACCTCGGTGGCCTGTGTCCAAGGTTGAACTCCAGCTCTTGCCCCTGACGTTTGTATGACCTTTTGCTAATGGCTCCATGCACCATTGAAGCCAGACGTCGGCAGCGCATGGAacgactcagcaggttgggcagcggcGGTGGGGAGAGAGCCAAGGACTGAGGTCAATAAACTGAAAGGTCACAGCCCCAAGGGACTCTCCCTACAGACGCCGCCCAACTGACCAACCCACTAATTGTTTGAATCTCACAACTCCAACCTCTTTGGCCATTGGACATGGGAACGAGTGACCCACAGAAACAGGGAGGGATTGCAAAATAGTTAATTGATATTTTGTATACTTGATATTTAAGAATctgtaagaatatttgttttttttaatgtatttggtGACAGGGTGTGTTGGTGTTGATTGTATTACAACTGTAATTGTTGTAAATATttgattaaatttattttttggtttaaaaaaagaaagaaaaaagtgaaaggaaagtgtacagagacgtttaatgaggatgttgccaggattagagggtgtgagccatagggagaggttacgTGGGCtgggagcgtaggaggatgaggggtgatcttatagaggtgtataaaatcatgagaggaatagatcgggtagatgcacatactCTTTTCCAAAATAGGGGAAtggaggacctgaggacataggtacaaggtgaaggggaaaagatttaataggaatctgaggggtaactttttcacacaaagggtggtgggtgcatggaacaagctgcaggaggaggtagttgaggcaaggactaccccaacgtttaagaaacagttagacaggtgcatggataggacaggtttggagggatatggaccaagcgcagacaggtgggactcgtgcagatgggacatgttggccggtgtgggcaagttgggccgaagtgcctgtttccgtgctgtatcactcaatgaaaaggaaaaggaaaagaaaaggaaaaggaaaataacatttaaaataaaaataaatataaaaattaaaataaaaagtaaaagtaaaataaaaaattaaagggGCGGGGCGGAGCGAGGTGGGGCGGGGCGCTGCAGGAAGGCAGCGGGAAGGGGCGGGCGCAGCGGGGAGGGGCGGGGCGCAGCGGAAAGGGGCGGGGCGTAGCCGGGAGGGGCGCAGCAGGAAGGGGCGTGGCGCAGCGGGAAGGGGCGGGGCGCATAGGGAAGGGGCGGGCCGCAGCGGggagcggcggggcggggcgtaGCGGGCGGGGCGGTCCGCCTGCGCGTTACGTCACAAGCCAGCGGGCGGCAACGCGGAATCAGGGCGGGGTCAGTGAGGTCCGGCGCTGCGCGTCACAGGGCCGCTGACGTGAGCGGCGTTTGGTGACGTGCGGCGCGGCGTGGCGCTGCCTATATAAGGGCGCGCTGACGTCAGGCGGCGCAGTCCGCAGCAAGCGGGCAGAGCTGAAGTAGGGACCGTGCACGCCTCCGCCGCTCACAGCACCGCGAccccccgccgccgccgctcacagCACCGCGAccccccgccgccgccgccgctcacagCACCGCGAccccccgccgccgccgccgctcacagCACCGTGCCACACCGCGACCCGCTTCCCTCCTTCCAGCCCACTCGCTCACGCCCGCCCGCCCGCTACGGCGTATGTCCGCCTGCCAGAACCTGCACAGCTTCGGTGAgtccgggacgggacgggacggcggAGGGACAtgatgggacgggacgggacatgaCGGGACGGGGGTGGGACTTTACGGGACATGACGGGGGCGTGGCCGGACGGGACCGACTGTTGTCAAACTTTGCTACAGCCGGAACCAAATTTTGATTGTGTGTTTATCTCGCTCTGAACGCTGTCCCCTTTCTCCTGCATCTGGTGCTTTGGGACCAACTTGGTTGGGCAGCGCCTCTCGCGTTGAGAGTATTGTCCAACTTTACATCTTCTTCAAGGGGAAATTTCTCCACTTTgaattctccccaatctccagcgTTAAGTTTCGGAATTTTTTCATTGCATCCATAACTGTTTCGAAGCTATTGGGGTCtgagctcttgggagaggttgagccaggctgggactattccctggagcacaggaagatgagtggtgatcttatagaggtgtaaaaaatcatgagaggaataggtcgggtggagtcacagagtctcttgcccagagtaggggaatcgagaactagacggcttagtttcaggtgaagggagaaagatttaatcggaatctgttgGGTAACTTTttcctcaaagggtggtgggtgtttggaatgagctgctggaggaggtagttgaggcagggacaattaggcaggtttggaggggtgtgggccaaacatgggcaggtgggactagtgtagatggggcatgttggttggtgtgttgggttgaagggcctgtttccacactgtgacttgATGACTCTACCACCATTGCTGTTGCAGATCCCTTTGCTGATGCACTTAAGGGTGATgatctcctcccatctgggactGAGGACTACATACACATAAGGATCCAACAGAGGAACGGGCGGAAAACCCTCACTACCGTCCAGGGCATTGCTGATGAGTATGACAAGAAGAAACTCGTCAAGCACTTCAAAAAGGTataacccttcagcccaacagatGGTGTGGGCAATGCTAGCTGTCATCAGTCAGGTGTATtggtctttctgtcctgggctgtgTCTATTGTCAGACTGAGACCAAATCCTGAGGCAAGTGGTGGAAGCAGCAATGTTTAAAGGTagatgacacaaaatactggagtaactcagcgggacaggcagcatctctggagagaaggaatgggtgacgtttcgggtcgagacacttcttcaaaatTGTTTAAAGGTATCTTGCTGGACAATGAACAGGCCAGGAATTGAGTGcgaggaccatgtgcaggcagatgtacaGTTTAAATTTCTCCACTGTCAGCatgggtggaattctttgccacgtcaacggatatttgtaaggtggagattgatagattcttgattagtacaggtgccggattatggggagaaggcaggagaatggggttaggagggagagatagatcagccatgattgaagggtggagtggatttgatgggccgaacggcctaacttATGAAGGTAGGACGTGGTGGGTCGACAGATCTATTGGCATGCTGTATTCATGTCAGTGCTAATCTCGCAGCAACCGTTCCTATTGTAAACTGAGATACAAGGCAAGGTTGGGGGGATTTTGTAGACTGCCTCGCGTAAACGTCAGACCCCAGTGGATGGAATCTCTGTCATCATGCAGTCACACTGTTGTCGGTGGCTTTTGGTTTGGGTGTTAGATTGACAACTAGTATTAGTGTCCCAGTACTCTTAGAAATAGTTTGAATGTAAATGCGAGATGGGAAGTTTACATTTAGAAATCAGCTGAGAAAGGTTTTAGACTAAACAAGGATATTAATGGAATGAAAAATCAAACTGAAAGAAAAATAGAGTGCAGCAAGTTGGGCAAGATTGTGGAAAGTGTTCTCACTGTTATGTTCATCTGCGGTCCTTCTATTCTGaaatgtgggtcgaagggcctgtttccgtgctgtatctctaaactaaactgagcgatGCTGTTCCTGCAGGAATTTGCCTGCAATGGCACTGTGATTGAACATCCTGAGTACGGGGAGGTGATCCAGTTGCAAGGAGACCAACGCAAGAACATCTGCAAGTTACTGGTGGAGGTAATGGCTGCTTCACATAA is a genomic window containing:
- the LOC144591466 gene encoding eukaryotic translation initiation factor 1b-like, producing MSACQNLHSFDPFADALKGDDLLPSGTEDYIHIRIQQRNGRKTLTTVQGIADEYDKKKLVKHFKKEFACNGTVIEHPEYGEVIQLQGDQRKNICKLLVEVGIVKEEQLKVHGF